The DNA sequence CTTCCGGATCGTCATCATTGTAGTCGATCACATCGTCATCATCTTCCGATGTGGCGAATGCATTCAGCTTCTTGCGTTTCTTGCGGCGGACTTTCACTTCGTCCTCATCGATACTGGAAAGAATCTCTTCATCGATTGAATCAATCGGATACCACGAACGTAATCCCCAACGATTTTCTCCTAAAGAAATAAAGCTGCCATCAATGTTCAAGTCCGTGTAGAAACGTGTCATCTTGCTTTCCAATTCTTCTTCCGACATTTCAAGATAGTCCTGTATCTGAACCAATAATTGGTTAAAGTCCAGTACGTCACCGTTTTCTTCGAAAATTGCGTGTGCAACTTCTATCATTGACAATTCGTTTTTGCTAGTACCATCTAATTGCTTCAATTTCAATGGTGTCACGTCCTTTCAAAAGTTTACTCTTAATCATACAATACTCAGGTGGTAAATTGCAATTCAATTCGATAATCTCCCAATTTTTGTTCATTCAATTGGAGTTCATAATGCAAAGTCACTTTTCCGGCAAACGGCTTTTCCTTGAACTCCAGCAACATTTCATGGGTAATCGTTTCGATTTCCATCAATCCGGCCGGCGTCGGGACCATAGCCATGCCTTTTCCTTCTGCATCGAAGGTCATACGGCTCGTCTGTTCCATTCTGCGGATGATCGTCATTTTCCCTTCACGGGACAGTTTGAACGTGACCGGGACAGCCGTTTCAGCTTCGATATAGCGCAGGTAAAGCCAGCTGCCCATTTCCACGATTTGGCCCATTCCTTCATATAGGAAGCTTTCCTGCTCCCCTTCTTGCTTCACCAGCGTTTCCAATTGGAACTCGACGGGCATTCCTTCTTTTAAAGACAAGCTTTTCCACCCCATTGACCATCGTGCGGAAGCCTCGCGGCCACACGTGTTTTTCAAATACAGTATATCGGTAAAAATAAGCGCTGGTCAATCATTTGCGGGCTGATTTTCCAAAATGCGAAGAAATCCTGCCTTTTCTCTGCAATTCGCTCTCAAATCTTTCCTGAACTTTGCTATAATGGGAGCAGAAACAGCCACAAAGATAGGAAACGAATATGAAAAACCATTTAAAAAACAACATTTACCATATCTACGATACTTCAAATGGAGCATTCGGCAGCGATCCCCTCTCGCACTTCGCGATGGGCGATGCTCTGATCAGATTGGTCGGGAACGCTGAAGCTCCGGCAGCCTTGCATTTTTGGCCCATGGAAAAACTGGTCATACTGGGCATGATGGACACGCGCCTGCCCCATCTGGAGGACGGCCTGCGTTACTTGCGGAGCGTCCCGACTGATATCGTCGTCCGCAACGCCGGCGGATTGGCTGTTGTAGCCGATGAGGGGATCTTGAACTTCTCCTTGGTGCTTCCTGAAACCGAAAATGCCAAACTCAGCATCCATGACGGTTATGTCGTCATGAAAGAACTGGTTGAACAGACTTTTTCCGATTCCGAACAGGTGATTGAGGCCTTCGAAATCAGCGACTCCTATTGTCCGGGCGACTTCGACCTGAGCATCAACGGCAAGAAATTCGCCGGCATTGCGCAGCGCCGTTTCAAAAACGGCGTCGCCATCATGATCTACATGAGCGTGACCGGCAATCAGCAGCAGCGCGGAGAAATGATCCGCCGCTTCTACGAGGAGGGCCTGCAAGGCGAAGAGACCCGCTGGCATTTTCCGGCTGTCGATCCCGCTTCCATGGCGAACTTGGCGGAATTGCTGGGCAAACCGTTGACCGTAGCCGATGTAAAACAACGGATCCTGTCCGTTTTCACAAACAACGGCAATACGCTCCTGCCCGGAGAATATAATGAGCGTTTGATGGCGGAATATGCAACAGCTTATGCGAAAATGAAGAAACGCAATGAACAAGTCAACCGGGAACAGCAGCCACAAGCGGACTGACAGAAAGAGGCGATGCGATTTGAGTACACACTATACCGCGGAATTATTGCCGAAAGAGAAAGTATTTCGCGACCCTGTCCATGATTACATCCATATCCAATACCGGATCATCATGGACCTGATCAATGCACCCGAATTCCAACGTTTGCGCCGCATCAAGCAATTAGGGACTTCTTCCTATACTTTCCACGGCGCCGAACACTCCCGCTTCAATCATTCTTTGGGAGTCTACGAAATCGCCCGTAGGATCTGCGATAAATTTGTCCGGAATTACCCCAGCAAAGAGCCCGGGGACGGCCTTTGGGACGACCGGGAGCGGCTCGTGACGCTTTGCGCCGCTTTGTTGCACGACATCGGCCATGGTCCGTTCTCGCATACTTTCGAAAAGATATTCGATACGGATCACGAGGCCATCACAATCGAGATCATCACCTCCCCTGACACCGAAATCAATCGGATTCTGCAGCGGGTCGGTCCTGATTTCCCGAATCAAGTTGCCGCCGTCATCGCCAAGACCTACGACAATCCGCAGGTCGTCCAACTGATCTCCAGTCAGATCGATGCGGACCGGATGGACTACCTGCTGCGCGACGCCTATTATTCCGGCGTCACTTACGGCAATTTCGACCTGACCAGGATCCTGCGTGTGATCAGGCCTTACGCGAACGGGATCGCCTTTGACATTTCCGGCATGCATGCGGTGGAGGACTATATCGTCAGCCGCTATCAGATGTACATGCAGATCTACTTCCATCCGGTTTCCCGCGGCATGGAGGTCGTTCTCAGCCATCTGTTGAAACGGGCGAAGGATGTCTATTTGGATGAACAAGCCGAATTCCGCCATACCGCCACATTCCTGACGCCGTTCTTCAAACAGACTTGGACGCTGAAAGATTACTTGCGTTTGGATGATGGCGTCCTGACAACCTACTTTAACCATTGGCTTGACGAAAAGGATCCGATTCTGAACGACTTGGCCTATCGCTTCGTCAATCGTCATCCTTTCAAATCGGTCCGCTACACAAAAGGACGCGATGATGCTACACTGGAACGGATGAGCACACTCATCGAACGCATGGGCTTCAACCGGGACTACTATACTGCGGTAAACAACAGTTATGACCTGCCGTATGACCTGTACCGGCCGCACCAGGCCACCACCCGGACCCAGATTGAGCTTGTCCAGAAAAACGGCAGTTTTCTGGAGCTTTCGCAAGCAAGTTCGATCGTATCGGCTTTGACGGGCAAAGTCCGCGGGGATGAGCGTTTCTACTTCCCGCGCGAAATTACCCACGGCGACGAGGAAGCGGGCATCAACTTGTTCGAGTCCTTATCGCAGGAGTTTTCAACTTTTTTCGAGAATGATGAAATTTTACCACCCCAACAAACAGGAGGCACACTATGAGCATCAAATTAATCGCCATCGATATCGACGGCACATTGGTAGACCCGGAGTTCAAGATCACCCCGGAAGTAAAAGCAGCCATCACGGAAGCACGTGAACAAGGCGTCAAAATCGTACTCTGCACCGGCAGACCGTTCCCGGGCGTCAAGCGTTACATCAAAGAATTGGAATTGGATCAGGATGAAGATTACGTCATCACCTATAACGGCTCTTTGGTTCTGTCCACCGCTACAAATGAAGTACTCGTGTCGCATACGTTGGATTACAGCGACTTCGTCAGAATCAACGAATTGGCCGATAAATTCAATGTGCACACGCACGGAATCGACAGCGAAGCCATCTATACCGCAAACAAAGATATCAGCATCTTCACGACACGCGAGTCTTTCATCACGACGATGCCGATCCGCTATCGTTCGCTGGCTGAATTGCCGGAAGATAAATTGTTCACGAAAATCATGTTCATCGATCAACCCGAGCTGTTGGAAAGATTGATTCCAGCGATTCCAGCGCAGTTCCACGAGGACTATGTGATTGTCCGCAGCGAACCGCATTTCCTGGAAGTGCTGAACAAAGATGCCGGTAAAGCCAGTGCTTTGGTCGAATTGGCTGCATTGTTGAATATTGATGCCGAAAATATCATGGCCATCGGCGACAACGAGAACGACCTGAGCATGATCGAATACGCAGGCGTCGGTGTTGCGATGGGCAATGCCGTCGACAAAGTCAAGGAAGCTGCTGATTTCGTCACCAAATCGAACGCTGAAAGCGGCGTGGCGCACGCAATCCGGACTTACTTGAATAAATAATCCTAAAAAAGGTATGCATGGGGCTGTCTGGAACTGAATTCAGGCTAAAATAACCCGTCAAAACCAGTTTGACGGGGAAAAACAGTTCAAATCGCAATCAGAAAACCCGCCGAAACCACCTTGGCGGGGAAAATCATCCGCGGGCAACGCGAGATTCCCCGCCAAATCTATTTTGGCGGGGAATTCCGCCGTGAATTCGAGCCTCAGACCAGTCAACAATACCATCCAACCAAAAATGGGGCTGTCTCATCGAGACAGCCCCATTTTAATCACGCGTGAAGCAGGTGCATGATATGGACAATCATTCTGCGGGGTTCGGCAAGACCCTCCTAAGGATAAGAAAAAATAAACGCTATTCCCAACAATACATGGCAGAAAACAAAATCCACCAATCGACCTATTCCAAGATGGAACGGGATCTGATTGAACCGACGTTAGGAAACTATCGTCATCTTTTGAGCAGGCTGGACATGTCCGATGAAGAGTTCCATTACATCATGAACGAATACAATCATTCCGAAAAGGA is a window from the uncultured Trichococcus sp. genome containing:
- a CDS encoding DUF1934 domain-containing protein is translated as MSLKEGMPVEFQLETLVKQEGEQESFLYEGMGQIVEMGSWLYLRYIEAETAVPVTFKLSREGKMTIIRRMEQTSRMTFDAEGKGMAMVPTPAGLMEIETITHEMLLEFKEKPFAGKVTLHYELQLNEQKLGDYRIELQFTT
- a CDS encoding HD domain-containing protein; protein product: MSTHYTAELLPKEKVFRDPVHDYIHIQYRIIMDLINAPEFQRLRRIKQLGTSSYTFHGAEHSRFNHSLGVYEIARRICDKFVRNYPSKEPGDGLWDDRERLVTLCAALLHDIGHGPFSHTFEKIFDTDHEAITIEIITSPDTEINRILQRVGPDFPNQVAAVIAKTYDNPQVVQLISSQIDADRMDYLLRDAYYSGVTYGNFDLTRILRVIRPYANGIAFDISGMHAVEDYIVSRYQMYMQIYFHPVSRGMEVVLSHLLKRAKDVYLDEQAEFRHTATFLTPFFKQTWTLKDYLRLDDGVLTTYFNHWLDEKDPILNDLAYRFVNRHPFKSVRYTKGRDDATLERMSTLIERMGFNRDYYTAVNNSYDLPYDLYRPHQATTRTQIELVQKNGSFLELSQASSIVSALTGKVRGDERFYFPREITHGDEEAGINLFESLSQEFSTFFENDEILPPQQTGGTL
- the yidA gene encoding sugar-phosphatase; its protein translation is MSIKLIAIDIDGTLVDPEFKITPEVKAAITEAREQGVKIVLCTGRPFPGVKRYIKELELDQDEDYVITYNGSLVLSTATNEVLVSHTLDYSDFVRINELADKFNVHTHGIDSEAIYTANKDISIFTTRESFITTMPIRYRSLAELPEDKLFTKIMFIDQPELLERLIPAIPAQFHEDYVIVRSEPHFLEVLNKDAGKASALVELAALLNIDAENIMAIGDNENDLSMIEYAGVGVAMGNAVDKVKEAADFVTKSNAESGVAHAIRTYLNK
- the rpoE gene encoding DNA-directed RNA polymerase subunit delta, whose protein sequence is MKLKQLDGTSKNELSMIEVAHAIFEENGDVLDFNQLLVQIQDYLEMSEEELESKMTRFYTDLNIDGSFISLGENRWGLRSWYPIDSIDEEILSSIDEDEVKVRRKKRKKLNAFATSEDDDDVIDYNDDDPEDIDVADEDEEIDVDEDEVDDVDAVDITDDDDDITSGIEEDLTLIIEDEDLDEEEDFEEEEEFVAEEKDDEE
- a CDS encoding lipoate--protein ligase family protein, yielding MKNHLKNNIYHIYDTSNGAFGSDPLSHFAMGDALIRLVGNAEAPAALHFWPMEKLVILGMMDTRLPHLEDGLRYLRSVPTDIVVRNAGGLAVVADEGILNFSLVLPETENAKLSIHDGYVVMKELVEQTFSDSEQVIEAFEISDSYCPGDFDLSINGKKFAGIAQRRFKNGVAIMIYMSVTGNQQQRGEMIRRFYEEGLQGEETRWHFPAVDPASMANLAELLGKPLTVADVKQRILSVFTNNGNTLLPGEYNERLMAEYATAYAKMKKRNEQVNREQQPQAD